TCAGAAATGATCTGTAGTACGCGAGATTCTCCGAAAATCTCCTTTTCGCGACGGTTACTACCAAGCGGAAGGTGGAAACCTTTCTTTCGGTCGTTAGccatttcttttccgacaagcTTGACTTCGATACTGCCTGGTGGCTTCTGCAGAGTCTCGTGAACTTCCATCAGTACCGTGCCTTTCAGCCAAGCTTGGGCTCGCACGACTCCATCTGTTGGAAAAGTTACAATCGTGTGAGTATTCCCTTCATTTTGAGCTTAAACAAAGTATTAACCTCTAGATTGCTTCTAGACGCACCGTTTCGTTCGAGTGCAATGGTAAaagttgctttgttttccatGGTTCTGTGTTGGTCTTGCAAGGagatctttctttttgtgctCGCTTGGTTTTCTAGCGAAGGGCGACAATTCGCATCCCGCAAGTGATTTGGCCGACACGGGGAAGGGACAGTTGTCAGCTGCACGAACGTAGTAATGTGAGTTGAGCATGTCGTTGTGGAAGGACAGGATTCACGTTCATGTTAGTAGCGAATTTACTGTTATGTAGGGAATTTAGGTAAGGTTCGCATAAAACACAAGTCAGGGTTCGCAATGAATGAAGATTGCTGCAGAGTCTGTGAGTCGTGATTCCCAGGTTGACACGAAAGCGAACCCAGAGAGATCCCGCGTATTGGACAAACGGACAGACAGTTGACTTTCTGTTGACGAAACTAATGTAAGGCAAGAAAAACGCAAGACCTGTCCCACGCGGTTCCTTGTGTGCAGTGATCGTGGCCACCACGCACCAGCCTTTCCTTTTACATTGTGCATTTGTTTGATAACCATCGGATTCGCTTCATAGTCAAAAATCTCGATATGGATGTACTGGCCGCTTACGAATCCGACAGCGGCCAAAGTTCTGACTTGTTCGAGAGCGAAGCGGTAGCCCCCCAACCCTCGACGGCCTCAGGAAGCGGTATTGGGCATAAAGCGGGCCCAAAGGGGGTCGTGGATCCATTGAAAGGCTCTACGCGCAGTGaaactttttcgtcgtctacGAACATTGAGAATCGAAAAGTCGGTGATAACCCGTCGATCGTATGTTGGAACAAAAACTACATTGCCGAAAGGCGCGAAGGCTGGGAACGTAATAGATCAATTCAATCAGATAGTTTTGTGAAAGTCGCGGAGGCGATTGGAGAGACTTCCAGTTGGGTGGAGAATTTGAAACAGCAAAACGATTTTTACAACCCACACTTTTTTGATACAGTCGTTGACCGATATCAAATCAAGCATACCTTTGGGACGAATTTACCGTCCCCGTCTACGTTCGGCAGCTGGGAGTCCAATGTGTTTCATCTGGAGGAGCAGGCACGTCTTCGAGAACAGCAAGAGCGGTAATTCCCGGCAGTAATTCCGAGGTGGCTTCTGGTCCTCCGCAATTCGATTGACCCCAAATTTGGACGATTGATGAAATTTGATCCAACATGCACAACACTCTAATTTGCGCTGGAAAAGACCTTTGGACAAGACATAGCCGCAAGCGCATATTCGAGCAGAGTAGGCTACAAAACGGGGTCTTGTACTTACTATCCTCTAGGCTTAATCATTGCGTTCCTAAGAATTATGCATGCCACACGTTTGTTGCGAAAGGTCCTTCATCAGTACTAGCCGCCAAAGCTCAAAGTTCGCTTGTGTCTATCCAATTGCAGGAGCACTGCTGCATCTTGGGACCAGAACATGAATTGGCATACCGTAATGCCTTTTGGGTTGGCGCTGTGCCCTAGCATTGCACCACATATTGCCTACATTTTAGCATAGCTTAAGCCCTGCCCCTGTCGTATCCTGCGAGTCGTAATATGAAATTCGTGACTCGCACGTCTCAGGGAAAAAGTGCCTAATCCAATTACAGTCATTAATGGTCTGAAATGGACCACGATCTTTTTGCTCCCAATCGATGATCAATATTTACACTTATAAGGGGAGAATGAAGTCCCGGATTAAATAAATACTTGGATCTTTTTTGGATGACTCTGACACTTCTATCTGTTAAATAATCCAAAAATTGAAATCTGGGTCAGATTTTTCGACTTCCCAGCACCTGCAGGCTCGATGTGGCTGATGGCTGCAGGTCAGACAACGGCGTCAAGCTTCCAAGCACTCGAGCGTCTACCGTCGTGCCAAGCAGTTCGCTTCCTCTTTCACTGTTGATTGCTGTCCACTTCTATTTTTTCATCGCTTCGTAATCGGGAGAAGTGCTTTGTTAGAGTCCAGTAGTGATGGAGGTAGGACGCGGAGAGAACACCCGATCGCAGTACTTGGAGTACATCGATCGTGGTTCTGTCACTCCGGAAACATTTACGTTGGCACCAACGCTCGCGCCAATCGCCGTGACTGTGGAAAGCACCAATATGGTAGTAGTGGGTTTCTTGATTGGATTGATCATTCTCCTCTCGATATTGTTTCTTATCATGTCAGCGCCCCCGATTATGCGGTATATTCAACGGAGGAGAGAAGCTGATCCGAAACGGATCGAACTTCGCTACGCAACGATAGAAAAATGGCTCATCAGCAAACGCGTTCTGGCTCATTCGGAAAATTGCGAGATATTCAGTTGCACCCGCTCGCATGAAACTAAAGGCAGCAATAACCACCTGAAGCCAATGGATTCCTGCGACACTGTGGAAACAGANNNNNNNNNNNNNNNNNNNNNNNNNNNNNNNNNNNNNNNNNNNNNNNNNNNNNNNNNNNNNNNNNNNNNNNNNNNNNNNNNNNNNNNNNNNNNNNNNNNNNNNNNNNNNNNNNNNNNNNNNNNNNNNNNNNNNNNNNNNNNNNNNNNNNNNNNNNNNNNNNNNNNNNNNNNNNNNNNNNNNNNNNNNNNNNNNNNNNNNNNNNGCGAAACATTCTTACCAGTTGACGCCGAGACGTACAAGtcagcaaagaagaaacaaacaGCCGAGCTCACGAAACAACGGAGGGCACGGTCGGCTGTAAGTTACTATTGCGCACGGGACGGTCTAGTCACGATCGAAGAGGATCGATATTCATCTGAAATGGTCGACATGTGTCGAGAGATAGTCATGTCTCATGTATCTAGAGAAGAATTGCGTTTTTGGCGATGCACAAACTTTGGTTCTGCTATGAAAGAGTGCTCCCACCAAACGCTCTCGCAGCATACGACACACGCACACACTAGAACGACCCATGCAGAATCGCTCGAGATTGGAAGCGATGTTCGGTCGGaggacttggaagaaggcCTGCATCAATCGCCAACACTTGCAGTTATCCCTTTTTTATGAAAAGCGATTGACTGTAGATACAATGGCCCAGCTGTATACTTATACTTTGTGTTCATTTGAGCTGGAAAAACCCTGTCTCCAAGGAGGATGGGAAGATGCTGATATTCATGCTTCCAGAAACATGATCGGAGGAAGCAGATGTCTACAGGGATCTTCTTTTCTCAACATGGTGTaaaggggggggggggttgTTACTTGCAGTTATTGAACCATGATATCTGAAACTGTGTTTGACAAAGAAAGTTGCCATGCTGGTATAGTGTCTGATTGGAATGGAAAGATCAGATCTACAGGTCGTAGGTAACAGTGTGTTTCCAGATCTCGTGGCCGTTAAAGGATTCAGTATAGGGCACTATAATTTATCCAAAGTTAGTATTCTGTACAAACACATTTCCTTCTGTTGAGAGAGACTCCCCAATCCTAGCAGCTGAGCTCCGCTTCTGACATGGATTCCTTCATCCTTTTTCCCTTCTCCTTGAAGCCTTTGTTTCACTTCTTATTTATCGAATGCTTGCCCTGCTGTTACCTTTTTTGTGAACTTGGCAGTGCGTGATTGAAGTGCTGTTAAATATCCAACGTTCACCACTTACTTGGCTGTCTTTCCAACGATCTTCCGACAAACGAGAGGCGAACTCGTTAGGGTGAATTATATCATTGATGTACGCACAACTCGCTGTCCACATTAAAGGACTGCGTCCCTTCTGAGCCTGCTTGGCGC
This DNA window, taken from Phaeodactylum tricornutum CCAP 1055/1 PHATR_bd_40x36 genomic scaffold, whole genome shotgun sequence, encodes the following:
- a CDS encoding predicted protein; its protein translation is MDVLAAYESDSGQSSDLFESEAVAPQPSTASGSGIGHKAGPKGVVDPLKGSTRSETFSSSTNIENRKVGDNPSIVCWNKNYIAERREGWERNRSIQSDSFVKVAEAIGETSSWVENLKQQNDFYNPHFFDTVVDRYQIKHTFGTNLPSPSTFGSWESNVFHLEEQARLREQQERLNHCVPKNYACHTFVAKGPSSVLAAKAQSSLVSIQLQEHCCILGPEHELAYRNAFWVGAVP